The following are from one region of the Staphylococcus argenteus genome:
- a CDS encoding (deoxy)nucleoside triphosphate pyrophosphohydrolase → MKKVINVVGAIIFSDNKILCAQRSEEMSLPLMWEFPGGKIEKNETEKEALIREIREEMKCDLIVGDKVITTEHEYDFGIVKLTTYKCNLNKELPTLTEHKSIEWLSINELDKLNWAPADIPAVNKIMTEG, encoded by the coding sequence ATGAAAAAAGTAATCAATGTAGTAGGAGCTATTATTTTTTCTGATAACAAAATACTTTGTGCACAGAGAAGTGAAGAAATGAGTCTGCCTTTAATGTGGGAATTTCCTGGCGGTAAGATTGAAAAGAATGAAACTGAAAAAGAGGCTTTGATTAGAGAAATTAGAGAAGAAATGAAATGTGATCTAATTGTTGGTGACAAAGTTATAACTACAGAACATGAATATGATTTTGGCATTGTTAAGTTAACAACATACAAATGTAATTTGAACAAGGAGTTACCAACTCTAACTGAACATAAGAGTATTGAATGGTTGTCAATAAACGAACTTGATAAATTAAATTGGGCCCCAGCGGATATACCAGCCGTTAATAAAATTATGACTGAGGGATAA
- a CDS encoding MFS transporter — translation MLYLEVLKNRNFTYLLIGNFLRRSCFVLFSLQIIWFTVELTNQASLKLSMMVMSQTLPFIIFGIFGGSFSDKHNKKKILYLSDLILSLIIIIIPILAITSNLNYLTLLTISTVITIINCYTDPAFRAILPEIVDEEHLATSNALIDSLQRGSNIILPALIGVIVILVGNVGIFFICSILLFLGFIFNALLKYTNNNMIDRHSKEDFSETWEFLKQSKEIPFIIIIQFACILINTGLWRVALPLFISNILKEGVGVYGLATSCLGIASLLMSLIMGLLPEKRLIFKFSIGVLVWGIGLSIINVFPSVAILYIGATLVGLGQSIEGLTRSVAIQIKTPNHLMGKVFSISSTSNYAADTLSLGLISLIIPLLSLSNIFISGGAIISMLILAGLKFVKKSM, via the coding sequence ATAATTTGGTTTACTGTTGAATTGACAAACCAAGCATCTTTGAAATTATCAATGATGGTTATGAGTCAAACACTTCCATTTATTATATTTGGTATTTTCGGTGGTTCATTTTCTGATAAACACAATAAAAAGAAAATACTTTATCTATCTGATCTTATACTAAGTTTGATTATTATAATTATTCCTATACTAGCAATAACGTCAAATTTAAATTATCTGACGCTTCTAACCATATCTACAGTTATTACCATTATTAACTGCTATACGGATCCTGCGTTTAGGGCAATTCTTCCTGAAATTGTTGATGAGGAGCATTTAGCAACAAGTAATGCGTTAATCGATAGTTTGCAAAGAGGCTCAAATATTATTTTACCTGCTTTAATTGGTGTCATTGTAATACTAGTTGGTAATGTTGGCATCTTTTTTATTTGCAGTATATTGCTATTTTTAGGATTTATTTTTAATGCACTTTTAAAATATACAAATAACAACATGATTGATAGACACTCAAAAGAAGATTTTTCTGAAACTTGGGAATTCTTGAAACAATCTAAAGAAATTCCATTTATCATTATCATTCAATTTGCCTGCATATTGATTAATACAGGTCTTTGGCGTGTTGCATTACCATTGTTTATTTCCAATATATTAAAAGAGGGCGTTGGTGTATATGGACTAGCTACATCATGTTTAGGTATTGCGTCTTTACTAATGTCATTGATTATGGGTTTGCTGCCAGAAAAACGATTAATCTTTAAATTTAGTATTGGTGTTTTAGTTTGGGGAATTGGCTTATCGATTATTAATGTGTTTCCAAGTGTGGCGATATTATATATAGGTGCAACATTAGTGGGACTTGGACAATCTATAGAGGGACTAACAAGATCAGTTGCCATTCAAATAAAGACGCCAAATCATTTGATGGGGAAAGTATTTAGTATCTCATCTACATCGAATTATGCAGCGGATACATTGTCTTTAGGACTGATAAGTTTAATTATACCATTACTAAGCTTAAGTAATATATTTATATCAGGTGGTGCAATTATTTCAATGCTTATCTTAGCTGGGTTAAAGTTTGTTAAGAAGTCTATGTAA